The Vigna unguiculata cultivar IT97K-499-35 chromosome 1, ASM411807v1, whole genome shotgun sequence nucleotide sequence TGTCTCAAAAAGTTATTGTCTACAAATGAAAAaggtatttttgtcttttaaaaaaattgtaatatgtatttatactattttaattaatgtatttaattatttcagttttccatgtaaaaataatagtatcaaTGCATATTAATGATTTCTTAATCAATGCCTTAAGAGCATTGGTTAGCATTCTTCAATAATTATTAGTgtacttttactttatttagaaGACAAAAATACTTATAAGTGTTATAAAtctataattgataatttatttaataaaaaaattaaataataaaataattatattttaatgttgctaaaaaattatatatttaaacataataaataaataaattaatagaaagtaaaatgttatttatatttttaatacaaccaatattatgttatttttttattaaaaaaacaaacaatattttattttctgttaatttaagttttttttttacatttaattatatatatttttaataatattaaaatataattattttattattttttaatttttgttttgtgtgtaACAAATAAATTATCCATTAgagatatataatatgtataaacatttttatcctccaaataaataaaataaaagtatactaataattattaaagtcctaattcatttaatattacatgaacttttatataattttaatgttcaTTAATTATACCTCAAACAGTAATTTTAGAACATCAGTTAACATAACTCttaatttaattgagatttataataattagattatttgagtttgtgagaaaaaaatatcttaaaagatatttttaattgcaTAAGTTATGTtcagatattttaatatttgttcagGAAACtgaaatcaaaattaaactcatgtataatatgaaaataaattaattaaaactaaaaaaaaactgtaGTTAGAGACCTTGATCTAGAGTATGGAACTATATCCACTGAACCAACCTGACACCTTGATTAAaccataaaaatatgatttaaggTTAAGTTTCTTAATTGACTATGTAAAATTTAAGTGTATTTATATCCGAGAAGAAGCTTACCTAGGTAGCGGCGTGTTCTTATTCAGACGCGGCTGACGAAGTTGACTGTTGCCTGCTAGCTTTGCTCCTACCACAGCCAGCCAAAACCAGCCTCTCACTTTCCTTACCAAATCAaacatttcttctttctttctttctctctaacTCGTTTTTCCACCCACATATCTTCCTTTTCACGcctctcttttctctccttttattCCTTTCTTTCATTCCCTCCCTCACTCTTCTTCATACCATCAAAACCAAACCaccttcttcatcttcatcttctctcTCCACAAACCAACAAATACCATTTGCCTAAAACACTGTTTTgttctgttttgttttgttcCTCTCTTGTGTTGTTGTGCACCCATTGGAACTTTTTAAGCTTTTCCCTCTCCCTCAGCTTCTTTACACCGCAAAAACACACAAAGATTGTAGCTTTGCTTTGACAACACCATGGTACACTATCACCGTTCCCATCAACCCAGAAAGCCTAATGCAGACTCCACCAGAGATGAAGACTCGCACACCATCATCACCTTGGATTGCTCAACCTCTGCCTACTACATCAAGAGAACCAGGCCCAAGCTCTTGTCTTTCCTCCTTCTCATCACCTTCCTCTCTTGCTGCTACGTCTTTGCTCCTCTTTTCCTTCCCAtctccttctctttctctcactTGTGTAAGCAACCACCTACCTTCATCTCTCAaggttttccttttttttttggctCTGTTGTTGTTGCTTGCTCTTTGTGCTgatcttcttttcttcttttcagaCTCCCCCCCTATTGAAAATGATGGGAACTCAGATGGGGTTGATGTGACGGATTCTAGTTGCTCTTCTGTTTCTGCTGGTGAGTGATATTAATTCCTGTTCTCTGTCCTTCTAACCAGTCGTTCTTTTTGTTTGCTTGTGGtgtttgtttgtatttttacGTGGATTACCAAATATAATCATTGAAAAAGGGTAGCCCCGTGGATTTTACTTGGTTTAGTTTATGGCTGACTAAATTCACCTAGCGAGAAATGGAATTTGTGTGTTTTACTGAAAAAGTTCGTGTTGTTGATTGGTTTTAATGATTgccttttttttaatgataaattttggaaaattatgcttgttttgttgttttcgTGTTATTTTCTCCGAATAATTTTTGTGCTCTTTTGGTAACGCAGGAAGAATATGCTGTGATAGAAGTGGTTTTCGTTCTGATGTTTGTGTGATGAAAGGTGATGTGAGAACACACTCTGCTTCGTCTTCGATATTACTCTACAGTCCGAGGAGCTCTGATAATGTTTCTGTTGAAGAGGAACTCCAACATGAAAAGATAAAGCCATACACTCGAAAATGGGAGACAAGTGTTATGAACACCATTGATGAATTGAACCTTATCTCAAAGAAGGTAAATGGTGCTGGTGGTTGTGATGTCCAGCACGATGTTCCAGCGGTGTTCTTCTCTAATGGGGGCTACACTGGCAATGTTTATCATGAATTCAATGATGGAATCATACCCTTGTTCATTACTTCACAGCATTTCAAGAAGAGGGTCGTGTTTGTGATTCTTGAATACCATAGTTGGTGGATCATGAAGTATGGAGACATTCTTTCTCGGCTATCAGATTTTCCACCGATTGATTTTAGAGGAGACAATAGAACTCATTGCTTCCCAGAAGCCATAGTTGGTCTCAGAATCCATGATGAGCTAACTGTGGATTCTGCATTGATGAGGGATAACAAGAG carries:
- the LOC114162360 gene encoding beta-1,2-xylosyltransferase XYXT1; protein product: MVHYHRSHQPRKPNADSTRDEDSHTIITLDCSTSAYYIKRTRPKLLSFLLLITFLSCCYVFAPLFLPISFSFSHLYSPPIENDGNSDGVDVTDSSCSSVSAGRICCDRSGFRSDVCVMKGDVRTHSASSSILLYSPRSSDNVSVEEELQHEKIKPYTRKWETSVMNTIDELNLISKKVNGAGGCDVQHDVPAVFFSNGGYTGNVYHEFNDGIIPLFITSQHFKKRVVFVILEYHSWWIMKYGDILSRLSDFPPIDFRGDNRTHCFPEAIVGLRIHDELTVDSALMRDNKSIVDFRNLLDQAYWPRIRGLIQKEERKAQEKLREQQASLSQSSETYEYIDQQVQENPMKKPKLVILSRSGSRAITNENLLVKMAKEIGFMVKVLKPDSTTEMAKIYRTLNASDVMIGVHGAAMTHFMFLRPGSVFIQVVPLGTTWAAETYYGEPAKKLGLKYIGYEIHPRESTLYEKYDKNDPILRDPTSINKKGWEYTKKIYLDSQNVILDLGRFRKRLHRAYEYTLSKSKPNLQHQPM